In Candidatus Syntrophoarchaeum caldarius, one DNA window encodes the following:
- a CDS encoding ATPase, V1/A1 complex, subunit E, with translation MMGADEIIKKIEERVNAEVEAIIAEANNKRKAILEEANADAERRRQAILEKSEKDAILEKQRIIADANLKARRLKWEVQEELINQVLDATKNEVKKIRDSPKYNDVLKGLIHEAVQSIGADKLEVILSEGDTIDLDAISNEIGVELVLSDERVTGMGGVVVRTLDGRIEVDNTFDKRMERFSEVLRTEITTTLFGGA, from the coding sequence ATGATGGGTGCAGACGAGATCATCAAGAAGATCGAGGAGCGCGTAAATGCCGAGGTCGAGGCGATAATTGCAGAGGCAAACAATAAGCGTAAAGCAATCCTTGAGGAAGCAAATGCTGATGCAGAACGCCGCAGGCAGGCAATACTGGAAAAGAGTGAGAAGGATGCAATCCTTGAGAAACAGCGAATAATTGCAGATGCAAATCTCAAAGCAAGAAGGCTCAAATGGGAGGTGCAGGAAGAATTGATCAATCAGGTTCTTGATGCAACAAAGAATGAGGTCAAGAAGATCAGAGACAGTCCGAAGTACAATGACGTTCTCAAAGGACTGATCCATGAAGCTGTTCAGAGTATTGGGGCTGACAAACTTGAAGTAATCCTTTCTGAAGGCGACACAATCGATCTTGATGCGATCTCAAATGAAATTGGGGTGGAACTCGTCCTCTCAGATGAGCGAGTGACCGGGATGGGTGGTGTGGTTGTTCGCACGCTCGACGGAAGAATTGAGGTGGACAATACCTTCGATAAGCGAATGGAACGCTTCTCAGAGGTTTTAAGAACCGAGATAACCACCACGCTCTTTGGGGGTGCGTAA
- a CDS encoding V-type ATP synthase subunit A: MSENGIISKISGPLVIADKIRGCEMYELVKVGEEGLMGETIRLDGDLAYIQVYEDTTGLKPGEPVIRTGAPLSATLGPGIITNFYDGIQRPLDEIRKRAGDYITRGVEVPALDETVQWEFTPTAEEGKTLEGGDVLGTVPESKVITHKIMVPPGMGGKLIKINGGKKTILDTIAVIETDAGTEELTMVQKWPVRIGRPYAKKLDAEVPLLTGQRIYDTFFPMAKGGAGAIPGGFGTGKTVSQHQLAKWSDAQVVVYVGCGERGNEMTEVLDTFPELDDPTTGEKLMERSVLIANTSNMPVAAREASIYTGITIAEYYRDMGYDVSMMADSTSRWAEALREVSGRLEEMPGEEGYPAYLATRLADFYERTGRVEVLGSRDEKGSVSAVGAVSPPGGDLSEPVSQNTLRVVSVFWALDSTLADRRHFPAINWLRSYTLYLDTLKPWFEKNAPPGFMDQRNKMMSILQTESELQEIVQLVGADALPERERVLLDVARMVREDFLQQNAYHEVDSYCALEKQYLMANAILKFYEKADEAIDAGVAISKIESVPVKDEIARMKYVPLEEFKSYHEMILKHMDEQFAKLEA, encoded by the coding sequence ATGAGTGAAAATGGTATTATCTCTAAGATCTCAGGACCCCTTGTGATCGCAGATAAGATCAGAGGGTGTGAGATGTACGAGCTGGTCAAGGTCGGCGAGGAAGGGCTGATGGGAGAAACGATCCGACTTGACGGGGACCTTGCCTACATTCAGGTGTATGAGGATACAACAGGACTTAAACCCGGTGAACCTGTTATTCGAACCGGTGCTCCTCTATCTGCAACACTTGGACCGGGGATCATAACAAACTTCTATGATGGTATACAGCGACCGCTTGATGAGATCAGAAAGCGTGCAGGTGACTACATAACCAGGGGTGTTGAGGTACCAGCACTTGATGAGACGGTGCAGTGGGAGTTTACACCAACGGCTGAAGAAGGCAAGACTCTTGAGGGCGGGGATGTACTTGGAACAGTACCAGAGTCAAAGGTCATCACACACAAGATCATGGTGCCACCAGGTATGGGTGGAAAACTCATCAAGATCAATGGCGGTAAAAAGACAATTCTGGACACAATCGCCGTAATCGAGACCGATGCTGGTACAGAAGAACTCACGATGGTGCAGAAATGGCCTGTTCGAATTGGAAGACCCTATGCCAAGAAGCTTGATGCTGAGGTACCGCTTCTGACAGGACAGCGGATCTATGATACATTCTTCCCGATGGCAAAGGGCGGTGCAGGCGCAATTCCAGGTGGGTTTGGAACTGGAAAGACGGTTTCACAGCATCAGCTTGCAAAGTGGTCTGATGCACAGGTCGTTGTCTATGTGGGTTGTGGTGAGCGTGGAAACGAGATGACAGAGGTGCTTGATACGTTCCCGGAACTGGATGACCCCACAACAGGCGAGAAGCTGATGGAGCGATCGGTCCTGATTGCAAACACATCCAACATGCCTGTTGCAGCCCGTGAAGCATCGATCTACACAGGTATTACGATTGCTGAGTACTACAGAGATATGGGATACGATGTCTCGATGATGGCCGACTCAACCTCTCGCTGGGCCGAGGCACTTCGTGAGGTCTCAGGCAGGCTTGAGGAGATGCCAGGTGAGGAAGGTTATCCAGCATACCTTGCAACACGTCTTGCTGACTTCTACGAGCGAACGGGCAGAGTGGAGGTGCTTGGATCAAGGGATGAGAAGGGATCAGTATCTGCGGTTGGTGCAGTATCGCCACCAGGTGGTGATCTGTCAGAGCCTGTATCACAGAATACACTCCGTGTTGTGAGCGTATTCTGGGCGCTTGACTCAACGCTTGCTGATAGGCGGCATTTCCCTGCGATAAACTGGCTCAGAAGTTACACGCTCTATCTGGACACACTTAAACCGTGGTTTGAAAAGAACGCTCCTCCAGGATTTATGGATCAGCGAAACAAGATGATGTCGATCCTCCAGACAGAGTCAGAGCTTCAGGAGATTGTTCAGCTTGTGGGTGCGGATGCACTTCCAGAGCGTGAACGAGTGCTTCTCGATGTTGCAAGGATGGTGAGAGAGGATTTCCTGCAGCAGAACGCATATCATGAGGTAGATTCATATTGTGCACTCGAAAAACAGTATCTCATGGCAAACGCAATCCTGAAATTCTATGAGAAAGCTGACGAAGCCATTGATGCAGGTGTCGCAATCTCCAAGATCGAATCAGTTCCGGTAAAGGATGAGATTGCAAGGATGAAATATGTACCACTTGAAGAATTCAAATCGTACCATGAAATGATCTTGAAGCATATGGACGAACAGTTTGCCAAACTGGAGGCGTAA
- a CDS encoding ATPase, V1/A1 complex, subunit F, which translates to MNITVIADPDTTTGFRLAGITQTWDVINPEDALSIFKELSSDEDCGIIITTERIADGIRDGINEINEKKKGITPIIVEVPDKRGTMVREVDPLRELIRKAIGVEI; encoded by the coding sequence TTGAATATAACAGTCATCGCAGATCCGGATACCACCACAGGTTTCAGATTGGCTGGTATAACCCAGACATGGGATGTGATAAACCCAGAGGATGCGTTATCGATCTTTAAAGAGTTGTCTTCAGATGAAGATTGTGGGATTATAATCACCACAGAACGGATTGCTGATGGGATTCGTGATGGTATTAATGAGATCAACGAGAAGAAGAAAGGGATAACACCGATCATCGTCGAGGTTCCTGATAAAAGAGGAACCATGGTACGAGAGGTAGATCCGCTTCGTGAGTTGATCAGGAAGGCTATTGGAGTTGAGATATAA
- a CDS encoding V-type ATP synthase subunit B — protein sequence MASADITTREYTAVTEVAGPLIVVEGVEGVAYGEVVNINTPSGETRMGQVLEAREGIAVVQVFEGTRGIDTDLTKVRFTGDILRIGVSREMVGRFFDGLGRPIDGAPPIIPEMKLDINGAAINPTSRAFPNEFIQTGISTIDGMNTLVRGQKLPIFSGSGLPHNDLAAQIARQAKVLGSEEPFSVIFAAMGITHEDAAFFMHDFERTGALERIVAFMNLADDPAIERIITPRMALTTAEYLAYECDMHILVILTDMTNYCEALREISAAREEVPGRRGYPGYMYTDLSTIYERAGRIRGRKGSITQIPVLSMPDDDITHPIPDLTGYITEGQFVQSRALHRKGIYPPVDVLPSLSRLMDEGIGPGRTREDHAGVANQLYAAYAEGRDMRDLVAVVGEEALTERDRKYLEFADRYEREFVTQSPDEDRTIFQTLDLGWELLSMLPEGELKRIDEHIIKKYHPKYRA from the coding sequence ATGGCATCAGCAGATATTACAACTCGTGAATACACGGCTGTCACTGAGGTAGCAGGACCACTCATCGTTGTAGAAGGCGTTGAGGGTGTTGCATACGGTGAGGTGGTGAATATCAATACCCCATCGGGCGAGACTCGAATGGGGCAGGTTTTAGAGGCAAGAGAAGGTATCGCCGTCGTTCAGGTCTTCGAAGGGACGCGCGGGATCGATACGGATTTGACGAAGGTCAGATTCACCGGTGATATCCTGCGTATTGGGGTATCCAGAGAGATGGTCGGCAGGTTCTTTGACGGACTTGGGCGACCGATCGACGGTGCGCCACCGATCATCCCTGAGATGAAACTCGATATAAATGGTGCTGCGATAAATCCGACATCAAGGGCGTTTCCGAACGAGTTCATCCAGACGGGAATCTCGACGATCGATGGAATGAATACACTCGTTCGAGGACAGAAGCTTCCAATCTTCTCGGGATCAGGGCTGCCACATAATGATCTTGCAGCTCAGATCGCACGCCAGGCAAAGGTGCTTGGTTCAGAAGAGCCTTTCTCGGTTATATTTGCAGCAATGGGTATTACACATGAGGATGCAGCCTTCTTCATGCATGACTTTGAGCGAACCGGTGCACTTGAGCGAATCGTTGCATTCATGAACCTTGCAGATGACCCGGCCATAGAGCGGATCATCACACCCCGTATGGCACTTACAACTGCTGAGTATCTCGCGTATGAGTGTGATATGCACATCCTCGTTATCCTGACAGATATGACAAACTACTGCGAGGCATTGCGAGAGATCTCAGCCGCTCGTGAAGAAGTTCCTGGAAGGCGTGGCTATCCTGGTTACATGTACACCGATCTCTCAACGATCTATGAACGAGCAGGTAGAATCAGAGGTAGAAAGGGATCGATCACACAGATTCCAGTGCTCTCAATGCCTGACGATGACATCACACATCCAATACCCGATCTCACAGGCTATATCACCGAGGGGCAGTTTGTACAGTCAAGAGCACTCCACAGAAAAGGAATATATCCACCTGTGGACGTCCTGCCATCGCTATCAAGGCTGATGGACGAGGGCATCGGTCCTGGGCGAACGCGGGAGGATCACGCGGGTGTTGCAAACCAGCTCTATGCAGCGTATGCTGAGGGCAGAGATATGCGAGATCTGGTTGCAGTTGTTGGTGAGGAAGCACTCACCGAACGTGATCGAAAGTACCTCGAGTTTGCAGACCGATACGAGCGGGAGTTCGTGACGCAGAGTCCCGATGAAGACAGAACAATCTTTCAGACACTTGATCTTGGCTGGGAACTTTTATCGATGCTTCCAGAGG